The window GCCGCAGCCGGTGATATGGAGTATGAGTATTACCACTACCAGCTGTTTTAACGATTTTTTCATTGGCGGCTCCGGGGTTTATCAGCCTTGCTCACTCATCGGCCATTATAAACGGTATTGTGCCATTGTGCTCAACCGCTGTGCGGCGCGTCGTTTTTATGTGGGTTCAGCTGCACCTCATTAAGTTGAGCTTCTATTCGTTTTTTATAGTTGAGATAGTGAATAGTCTGAATCGTGCCACCCGCCTCAACCCCTAGAACACGCTCAGGCAGGTCAATATCGGTGATATAGATGGGATAGTTCGCACCACTCTTGCGTTGCGAAAGAATGTGCT is drawn from Gammaproteobacteria bacterium and contains these coding sequences:
- a CDS encoding lipoprotein; translated protein: MKKSLKQLVVVILILHITGCGLKGSLELPEQQQQTMQPA